One stretch of Actinacidiphila sp. DG2A-62 DNA includes these proteins:
- a CDS encoding DUF6907 domain-containing protein — protein sequence MPSVRTWAVSTTSGEVVRGYLPWWAEDDPSRTGVRLDRLHHELAGILHQADRGGLLLPVAAGADPAQVSGVLVVTIDCIPFTEAGDPDLPVVNVQVVDDWWIKDLDPTGVTDLGRRLQALGDRLTGAVAPELAAARADWAARHRPHGPTG from the coding sequence GTGCCGTCCGTCCGCACCTGGGCCGTCTCGACCACCAGCGGTGAGGTCGTCCGCGGCTACCTGCCCTGGTGGGCCGAGGACGACCCGAGCAGGACCGGCGTCCGCCTCGACCGGCTGCACCATGAACTGGCCGGCATCCTCCACCAGGCCGACCGGGGCGGCCTGCTCCTCCCGGTGGCCGCGGGGGCCGACCCGGCGCAGGTCTCGGGCGTGCTCGTCGTCACCATCGACTGCATCCCCTTCACCGAGGCCGGCGACCCCGACCTTCCGGTGGTCAACGTCCAGGTCGTGGACGACTGGTGGATCAAGGACCTCGACCCCACGGGCGTCACCGACCTCGGCCGGCGACTACAAGCCCTGGGTGACCGGCTGACCGGTGCCGTCGCACCGGAACTCGCCGCCGCCCGCGCGGACTGGGCGGCACGCCACCGCCCGCACGGCCCGACCGGATGA
- a CDS encoding NUDIX hydrolase, with the protein MTEIAAAVVVDRGRVLLVRRRVAEGVLSWQFPAGAVEEGESAGAAAVREAWEETGLRVRVLRTLGERVHPATGRLIAYVACAVDADTGHAADAAAVGGPVGATHSVPGADAAHGAYVADPEELAELAWCARGEIPRYVPYGLHAPVQAYLDGALTE; encoded by the coding sequence ATGACGGAGATCGCGGCCGCGGTCGTCGTGGACCGCGGGCGGGTGCTGTTGGTGCGGCGGCGGGTCGCCGAGGGGGTGTTGTCGTGGCAGTTCCCTGCGGGGGCGGTCGAGGAGGGGGAATCGGCCGGGGCCGCGGCCGTGCGGGAGGCGTGGGAGGAGACCGGACTGCGGGTCAGGGTGCTGCGGACGCTCGGGGAGCGCGTCCATCCGGCCACCGGGCGGCTGATCGCGTACGTCGCCTGCGCGGTCGACGCGGACACCGGCCACGCGGCGGACGCGGCTGCCGTAGGGGGCCCGGTGGGCGCGACGCACTCCGTGCCCGGCGCCGACGCGGCGCACGGCGCGTACGTCGCCGATCCCGAGGAACTCGCGGAGCTGGCCTGGTGCGCGCGCGGCGAGATCCCGCGCTACGTCCCCTACGGCCTGCACGCCCCGGTCCAGGCGTACCTGGACGGCGCCCTCACCGAATGA
- a CDS encoding SDR family oxidoreductase, which translates to MPSTDTPQDRPTALLVGASRGLGHALAAEFLDRGWDVVGTVRDTAARTPLHDLADRSGGHVTVEHLDINEPGHLPPLRERLAGRLGGRPLDLLFVNAGVTNNERTPIGAVPVADFVDVMVTNALSPMRVIEALEDLVAPAGVIGAMSSGQGSVANNTAGGREVYRGSKAALNTFMRSFAARQSHTARGLLLLAPGWIRTDLGGSDAPYTIEESAPLLADVILSRRGAAGLAYLDRWGKTVPW; encoded by the coding sequence ATGCCGTCGACCGACACACCGCAGGACCGACCGACCGCGCTCCTCGTGGGGGCCTCGCGCGGCCTCGGCCACGCGCTCGCGGCCGAATTCCTCGACCGGGGGTGGGACGTCGTCGGCACCGTTCGCGACACCGCCGCCCGTACGCCGCTGCACGACCTCGCGGACCGCTCCGGCGGCCACGTGACCGTCGAACACCTCGACATCAACGAGCCCGGCCACCTCCCGCCGCTGCGCGAACGCCTCGCCGGGCGCCTCGGGGGCCGCCCGCTCGACCTGCTCTTCGTCAACGCCGGCGTCACCAACAACGAGCGGACGCCCATCGGCGCGGTCCCGGTGGCCGACTTCGTCGACGTGATGGTCACCAACGCGCTCAGCCCGATGCGGGTGATCGAGGCGCTGGAGGACCTCGTCGCGCCGGCCGGCGTCATCGGCGCGATGTCCTCGGGGCAGGGCAGCGTCGCGAACAACACCGCCGGCGGCCGCGAGGTCTACCGGGGCAGCAAGGCCGCCCTGAACACCTTCATGCGCAGCTTCGCCGCCCGCCAGTCGCACACCGCGCGCGGCCTGCTCCTTCTGGCGCCCGGCTGGATCCGCACCGACCTCGGCGGCTCGGACGCCCCTTACACGATCGAGGAATCGGCGCCGCTGCTGGCCGACGTCATCCTCTCCCGGCGCGGCGCGGCCGGCCTGGCGTACCTGGACCGCTGGGGCAAGACGGTGCCCTGGTGA
- a CDS encoding Lrp/AsnC family transcriptional regulator, with protein MDRPSVFESATIDPDDVRIIRALQIAPRASFASVAAVLGLTEGTVNRRYRRLRADGVVRVAGVVNPGALGQSRWLVRLRCRPGSVGPIADALARREDVNWVAVSAAGCEITCATQSRTPEQREDLLEQRLPRTGAVIDIDAAAMLRQFLGGRGHYWAALHGTLTRAQEAALGSDGPPFTEAPVVAREPMTLTPQDERLLRALAADGRASLVDLAAAAGLTPGRVARRLDTLLERRVVTVDVEIAAAALGYRTRANLWLRVHPSAVKSVGRTLAQSPETAFVAAVSGPSNLHAVVHCRDLDELFEVTTDRIGALPGLEGMEVSPVLRHVKQAGTHLSGDRLVEPAAARTGR; from the coding sequence ATGGACCGCCCCTCCGTGTTCGAATCCGCGACGATCGACCCCGACGACGTACGGATCATCCGCGCGCTGCAGATCGCGCCCCGCGCGTCCTTCGCGTCGGTCGCGGCCGTGCTGGGCCTGACCGAGGGCACGGTCAACCGGCGGTACCGGCGGCTGCGCGCGGACGGCGTGGTGCGGGTGGCCGGCGTGGTCAACCCGGGGGCGCTGGGGCAGAGCCGCTGGCTGGTCCGGCTGCGCTGCCGGCCGGGCAGCGTCGGGCCGATCGCCGACGCGCTGGCCCGGCGCGAGGACGTCAACTGGGTCGCGGTCTCGGCGGCGGGCTGCGAGATCACCTGCGCGACGCAGTCGCGGACCCCCGAGCAGCGCGAGGACCTGCTGGAGCAGCGGCTGCCGCGGACCGGCGCGGTCATCGACATCGACGCGGCGGCCATGCTGCGGCAGTTCCTCGGCGGTCGCGGGCACTACTGGGCCGCGCTGCACGGCACGCTCACCCGGGCGCAGGAGGCGGCGCTGGGCAGCGACGGGCCGCCGTTCACCGAGGCGCCGGTCGTCGCGCGCGAGCCGATGACCCTGACGCCGCAGGACGAGCGGCTGCTACGGGCCCTCGCCGCGGACGGCCGCGCCAGCCTGGTGGACCTGGCCGCGGCGGCGGGGCTCACCCCGGGACGGGTCGCCCGGCGGCTGGACACGCTGCTGGAGCGCCGCGTGGTGACGGTCGACGTCGAGATCGCCGCGGCGGCGCTGGGCTACCGCACCCGCGCCAACCTCTGGCTGCGGGTGCACCCCTCGGCGGTCAAGAGCGTGGGCCGCACCCTCGCGCAGTCGCCGGAGACCGCCTTCGTGGCGGCCGTCTCCGGCCCGAGCAACCTGCACGCCGTCGTCCACTGCCGGGACCTGGACGAGCTGTTCGAGGTCACCACCGACCGGATCGGCGCGCTGCCCGGCCTGGAGGGCATGGAGGTCTCCCCCGTCCTGCGCCACGTCAAGCAGGCCGGCACCCACCTGTCAGGCGACCGCCTGGTGGAACCGGCGGCGGCGCGCACCGGCCGCTGA
- a CDS encoding DUF1772 domain-containing protein, producing MRDTLSVVTVVVVGMMVGVEFAVAVFVNPILDRLPEDGGIGARSDGARVLGRVMPFWYVGSVVLGGGWAAVAWGDAGAAAVTAGVALLVASVVMSLLVLVPINARVATWSREGAPADWKQQVGRWDRFHYVRVAVIVLAFALFAVALARA from the coding sequence ATGCGCGACACGCTGTCCGTCGTCACCGTGGTGGTCGTCGGAATGATGGTGGGGGTGGAGTTCGCGGTGGCGGTGTTCGTCAACCCGATCCTCGACCGGCTGCCCGAGGACGGGGGGATCGGCGCCCGCAGCGACGGCGCGCGGGTGCTCGGCCGGGTCATGCCGTTCTGGTACGTCGGCTCGGTCGTGCTGGGCGGGGGGTGGGCCGCGGTGGCGTGGGGCGACGCGGGCGCGGCGGCCGTCACGGCGGGCGTGGCGCTGCTCGTGGCGAGCGTGGTGATGTCGCTCCTGGTGCTGGTGCCGATCAACGCGCGGGTGGCGACGTGGTCGCGCGAGGGCGCGCCCGCGGACTGGAAGCAGCAGGTCGGCCGGTGGGACCGCTTCCACTACGTCCGGGTGGCCGTCATCGTGCTCGCCTTCGCGCTCTTCGCGGTCGCCCTGGCCCGCGCGTGA
- a CDS encoding TetR/AcrR family transcriptional regulator yields MSVQERKERERASRHQLIVSTARELAETQGWDAVTTRRLAEQIEYSQPVLYSHFKGKREIVGAVALEGFAELARALRAAVPKGPSDRAAVTALATAYVDFAARNPALYEAMFSLDSGLLFAHEETPEPLRAGFQALTDTLAPHAGADDAGVFVETFWAALHGLVTLARAGRVPPAQTGQRLDLLVDRFVR; encoded by the coding sequence ATGTCGGTACAGGAGCGCAAGGAACGCGAGCGGGCCAGCCGCCACCAGCTGATCGTGTCCACGGCACGCGAACTCGCCGAGACGCAGGGCTGGGACGCCGTGACCACGCGGCGGCTCGCCGAGCAGATCGAGTACAGCCAGCCGGTGCTGTACAGCCACTTCAAGGGCAAGCGCGAGATCGTCGGCGCGGTGGCGCTGGAGGGGTTCGCCGAGTTGGCGCGGGCGCTGCGCGCCGCTGTGCCGAAGGGGCCGTCCGACCGGGCGGCGGTGACCGCGCTGGCCACCGCCTACGTCGACTTCGCCGCGCGCAACCCCGCGCTGTACGAGGCGATGTTCAGCCTCGACAGCGGCCTGCTCTTCGCCCACGAGGAGACGCCCGAGCCGCTGCGCGCGGGGTTCCAGGCCCTGACGGACACGCTCGCGCCGCACGCCGGCGCCGACGACGCCGGGGTGTTCGTCGAGACGTTCTGGGCGGCGCTGCACGGGCTGGTCACCCTGGCCCGCGCGGGCCGCGTGCCGCCCGCGCAGACCGGGCAACGCCTCGACCTGCTGGTGGACCGCTTCGTCCGGTGA
- a CDS encoding TetR/AcrR family transcriptional regulator has translation MDTETDAARGARAGADAGAGPDAGADADAGAGPDGGPGGGAADAAGIAAGVGSRIGADAEAGGDAPAGATGSAPERRRPGRRRSEDSRDAILLAAAELVVEHGYAAVSIEKIAQRAGVGKQTIYRWWPSKGDVIMEALARKADVHIPLPDEGSWAADLRRTLDDSFTLARAPQVAELLRALMVEAQLDPAFGARFRAEFLERRRAAVAVLVERAERRGDLPATLTAGFAADVLFGVLWYRLLAVPQPLDADLADRLAALLTAGG, from the coding sequence ATGGACACGGAGACGGATGCGGCCAGGGGCGCCCGTGCCGGCGCGGACGCCGGTGCCGGCCCGGATGCCGGCGCTGACGCGGACGCCGGTGCCGGCCCGGACGGCGGTCCCGGCGGTGGCGCCGCAGACGCCGCAGGCATCGCGGCCGGCGTGGGCTCCCGGATCGGCGCGGACGCCGAGGCAGGCGGAGACGCCCCCGCGGGCGCGACCGGCTCCGCCCCCGAGCGGCGCAGGCCCGGCCGGCGGCGCAGCGAGGACAGCCGCGACGCGATCCTGCTGGCCGCCGCCGAACTCGTCGTCGAGCACGGCTACGCCGCCGTCTCGATCGAGAAGATCGCCCAGCGCGCCGGGGTCGGCAAGCAGACGATCTACCGCTGGTGGCCGTCCAAGGGCGACGTCATCATGGAGGCCCTGGCCCGTAAGGCCGACGTGCACATCCCGCTGCCGGACGAGGGCAGTTGGGCCGCGGACCTGCGCCGTACGCTCGACGACAGCTTCACGCTGGCCCGCGCGCCGCAGGTCGCGGAGCTACTGCGCGCGCTGATGGTGGAGGCGCAGCTCGACCCCGCCTTCGGCGCCCGCTTCCGCGCCGAGTTCCTGGAGCGGCGCCGGGCCGCCGTCGCCGTCCTCGTGGAGCGCGCCGAGCGCCGCGGCGACCTGCCGGCCACGCTCACCGCCGGCTTCGCGGCCGACGTCCTCTTCGGCGTCCTGTGGTACCGGCTGCTGGCCGTCCCGCAGCCCCTCGACGCGGACCTGGCCGACCGCTTGGCGGCCCTGCTGACCGCGGGCGGGTAG
- a CDS encoding SDR family oxidoreductase translates to METTRTTLVVGGTSGIGLATARQLAAGGQAVHVAGRDPGRVAAIADTAPELVAHRVDGNDAAAVAALAAQLAPLDALVITLSGSEGVGALADLDLAALRRAFEAKFWPTLTVLQAALPHLAEQASITLVGAISAHAAMPGTAGIGALNAAVESLVRPLAVELAPRRVNAVSPGLVDTPWWSGIPEETRTAYFTAAAAGLPVRHVSTPDEIAAAVALLATNTSTTGTILEVDGGARFVQL, encoded by the coding sequence ATGGAGACGACCCGGACCACACTCGTCGTCGGCGGCACGTCGGGCATCGGCCTGGCCACCGCGCGGCAGCTCGCGGCCGGCGGCCAGGCCGTGCACGTCGCCGGGCGGGACCCCGGGAGGGTCGCCGCGATCGCCGACACGGCGCCCGAGCTGGTCGCGCACCGCGTGGACGGCAACGACGCGGCGGCCGTCGCCGCGCTCGCCGCACAACTGGCGCCGCTGGACGCGCTGGTGATCACCCTCTCCGGCTCCGAGGGCGTCGGCGCGCTCGCCGACCTGGACCTCGCGGCGCTGCGCCGGGCCTTCGAGGCGAAGTTCTGGCCGACGCTGACCGTGCTGCAGGCGGCCCTGCCGCACCTGGCGGAGCAGGCGTCGATCACCCTCGTCGGCGCGATCAGCGCGCACGCCGCGATGCCCGGCACCGCAGGGATCGGCGCGCTCAACGCCGCCGTCGAGTCCCTCGTCCGCCCGCTGGCCGTCGAGCTCGCCCCGCGCCGGGTGAACGCCGTCTCCCCCGGCCTGGTCGACACCCCCTGGTGGAGCGGGATACCGGAGGAGACCCGCACCGCCTACTTCACCGCGGCCGCGGCCGGCCTGCCGGTGCGCCACGTGTCCACGCCGGACGAGATCGCCGCGGCGGTCGCCCTGCTCGCGACCAACACCTCGACCACCGGGACGATCCTCGAAGTCGACGGCGGCGCCCGCTTCGTCCAGCTCTGA
- a CDS encoding zinc-dependent alcohol dehydrogenase family protein: MPRVVVFDETGGPEVLHVVEEAGEPGPGDVRVRIEAFAVNRLDELTRAGAGPRPVRLPHARLGCEGTGVVDAVGAGVEGFAVGDPVLITAVPDMAAGGTYADYVVLPAARIVPRPAGLDAVGAAALWVAYSTAYGALVEKAGMRPGDHVLITAASGTVGLAALQIANQIGAVPIAVTRSAAKKKELLAAGAAAVIASDEEDVAEAARRHTAGGGGAGGAGGAGGVGGPSAAAGPGVDIILDPVMGPGLADLAKAAKPITGTLVTVGWLDPRPAPYPMGALTMHRYMSFEHTLDPAAVRRIAAFLTAGLRFGALHPAVDRVFGLDDIVEAHRYLARGQENPGKIVVTTA, translated from the coding sequence ATGCCACGAGTCGTCGTGTTCGACGAGACCGGCGGCCCCGAGGTGCTGCACGTCGTCGAAGAGGCCGGCGAGCCGGGACCGGGCGACGTGCGCGTCAGGATCGAGGCGTTCGCGGTCAACCGGCTGGACGAGCTGACCCGCGCCGGAGCCGGGCCGCGGCCGGTGCGGCTGCCGCACGCGCGGCTGGGCTGCGAGGGGACGGGCGTCGTGGACGCGGTCGGCGCGGGCGTCGAGGGGTTCGCGGTCGGGGACCCGGTGCTGATCACCGCGGTGCCCGACATGGCCGCGGGCGGCACCTACGCCGATTACGTCGTGCTCCCGGCCGCCCGGATCGTGCCGCGCCCGGCCGGCCTCGACGCGGTCGGCGCCGCGGCGCTGTGGGTCGCGTACTCCACCGCGTACGGCGCGCTGGTCGAGAAGGCCGGGATGCGGCCGGGCGACCACGTCCTGATCACCGCCGCGTCCGGCACGGTCGGCCTCGCGGCCCTCCAGATCGCGAACCAGATCGGCGCGGTGCCGATCGCGGTGACGCGCAGCGCCGCGAAGAAGAAGGAACTGCTGGCGGCCGGCGCTGCGGCGGTGATCGCCTCCGACGAGGAGGACGTCGCCGAGGCCGCGCGCCGGCACACGGCCGGTGGGGGTGGCGCGGGTGGTGCGGGTGGCGCGGGCGGCGTCGGCGGCCCAAGTGCCGCGGCCGGCCCGGGCGTCGACATCATCCTCGACCCCGTGATGGGCCCGGGCCTCGCCGACCTCGCCAAGGCCGCGAAGCCGATCACCGGCACCCTCGTCACGGTGGGCTGGCTCGACCCGCGGCCCGCGCCGTATCCCATGGGCGCGCTCACCATGCACCGCTACATGAGCTTCGAGCACACCCTCGACCCCGCGGCGGTCCGCCGCATCGCGGCGTTCCTGACCGCGGGCCTGCGCTTCGGCGCCCTGCACCCCGCGGTGGACCGGGTGTTCGGCCTGGACGACATCGTGGAGGCGCACCGTTACCTGGCGCGGGGTCAGGAGAACCCCGGCAAGATCGTCGTGACGACGGCGTAG
- a CDS encoding dihydroxyacetone kinase subunit DhaK: MSLYFANAPDELVDDALAGYALAHADAVRWDERDGFLRVLRPAPARRVGLVSGGGSGHEPLHLGYVGPGMLDAACPGRVFASPHNRQVLAAARAVAREDGVLLLVKNYTGDRINFGIAAERLAHEGVRCGRVLIDDDLASQSEDSAAGRRGTGAAVLVEKILGAAADEGRGLAELEALGASVVARCRSLAVASAAHTSPVTGQPAFALDPGTLEYGVGIHGERARRTVSTRSLRDLAEEMVGSLGDALGLGATSRPIVLVNGLGGVTRLELYAVLREVARLLDKRGAAPARTLVGDFVTALDMRGFSVTLLDADDETLRLYDAPAAAPAWPGHTGPP; this comes from the coding sequence GTGAGCCTGTACTTCGCCAACGCGCCCGACGAGCTGGTGGACGACGCCCTGGCTGGTTACGCGCTCGCCCACGCGGACGCCGTGCGCTGGGACGAGCGCGACGGTTTCCTGCGGGTCCTGCGGCCCGCACCCGCGCGCAGGGTGGGCCTGGTCTCCGGCGGCGGCTCGGGCCACGAGCCGCTGCACCTGGGGTATGTCGGCCCCGGCATGCTGGACGCCGCCTGCCCCGGCCGGGTCTTCGCCTCGCCGCACAACCGGCAGGTGCTCGCGGCGGCGCGCGCGGTCGCCCGCGAGGACGGCGTGCTGCTGCTGGTCAAGAACTACACCGGCGACCGGATCAACTTCGGCATCGCCGCCGAGCGGCTGGCCCACGAGGGCGTGCGCTGCGGGCGGGTGCTGATCGACGACGACCTGGCCTCGCAGTCCGAGGACTCCGCGGCCGGCCGCCGCGGCACCGGCGCGGCCGTGCTGGTCGAGAAGATCCTCGGCGCCGCGGCGGACGAGGGGCGCGGCCTGGCGGAGCTGGAGGCCCTCGGGGCGTCGGTCGTCGCCCGCTGCCGGAGCCTGGCCGTCGCCTCCGCCGCGCACACCTCGCCGGTGACCGGGCAGCCGGCCTTCGCCCTTGACCCCGGCACGCTGGAGTACGGCGTCGGCATCCACGGCGAACGCGCGCGCCGCACCGTCAGCACGCGCTCGCTGCGGGACCTCGCCGAGGAGATGGTCGGCTCGCTGGGCGACGCGCTCGGCCTGGGCGCCACGTCGCGGCCGATCGTGCTGGTCAACGGGCTTGGCGGGGTCACCCGGCTGGAGCTGTACGCGGTGCTGCGCGAGGTGGCGCGACTGCTGGACAAGCGCGGCGCGGCCCCGGCGCGCACGCTGGTCGGCGACTTCGTCACCGCGTTGGACATGCGCGGTTTCTCGGTCACGCTGCTGGACGCGGACGACGAGACGCTGCGGTTGTACGACGCGCCGGCCGCCGCGCCCGCGTGGCCGGGGCACACCGGCCCGCCGTGA
- a CDS encoding DAK2 domain-containing protein yields MHRTNSRTEPDAAAFAGFTRRWVRGFADSAMATEAELTALDQQVGDGDFGTNLVAGLRATLRRLDAPESAEATADRGADALSDAASSATVSAAPASTPAAGPGAEAAGPLRAAADAFLDEVGGTSGPLFGLLFQELAVTVRAKGAEAPTAALALGMSNGLAAIQRVGEAEVGDKTLVDALAPAVATLSASCSADPGRALAEAAEAAWQGVRATARGTARRGRASYLGDRAAGVPDPGAVGVALLLTAANTPATTLPPHLA; encoded by the coding sequence ATGCACCGGACGAACAGCCGAACCGAGCCCGACGCCGCCGCCTTCGCCGGCTTCACCCGGCGCTGGGTGCGGGGTTTCGCCGACTCCGCGATGGCGACGGAGGCCGAACTGACCGCGCTGGACCAGCAGGTCGGCGACGGCGACTTCGGCACCAATCTGGTGGCCGGGCTGCGGGCGACGCTGCGGCGGCTGGACGCGCCGGAGTCCGCGGAGGCCACGGCCGACCGCGGCGCCGACGCCCTGTCGGACGCGGCGTCCTCGGCCACCGTGTCCGCGGCGCCGGCGTCCACGCCCGCGGCCGGACCGGGCGCCGAAGCCGCCGGGCCGCTCCGGGCCGCGGCGGACGCCTTCCTCGACGAGGTCGGCGGCACCAGCGGTCCGCTGTTCGGGCTGCTCTTCCAGGAGCTGGCGGTGACCGTACGGGCGAAGGGCGCGGAGGCCCCGACCGCGGCGCTGGCGCTCGGCATGAGCAACGGCCTCGCGGCGATCCAGCGGGTCGGCGAGGCGGAGGTGGGCGACAAGACGCTGGTCGACGCGCTGGCGCCGGCCGTGGCGACGCTGTCCGCGTCCTGTTCCGCCGATCCCGGCCGGGCGCTCGCGGAGGCCGCGGAGGCCGCCTGGCAGGGCGTCCGCGCGACCGCCCGCGGCACCGCCCGCCGCGGCCGGGCCAGCTACCTCGGCGACCGCGCGGCCGGCGTCCCCGACCCGGGCGCGGTCGGCGTCGCCCTCCTGCTGACCGCGGCGAACACCCCGGCCACCACCCTGCCGCCCCACCTCGCCTGA
- a CDS encoding HAD family hydrolase — MRRTPLLSWTPDAIVFDCDGTLMDTERHWQDARELTLRDHGLRARPGFAERAKGVHYTQCGRLMADEAGRPDLGAALTDALLEHFRALVAADPVTMPGAAELVAHAAAFAPLAVASNCPADVVETCLSTAGLLAYFDHIVVPDSAVRPKPAPDVYLTAVRLCGAKPAHSLAVEDSACGVQAAVRAGLRVLGVGPRPEPVVAATTDLWVDRLDDPDVTAWATHRESRALAH; from the coding sequence GTGCGCAGGACGCCGCTGCTGTCGTGGACGCCGGACGCGATCGTCTTCGACTGCGACGGCACGCTCATGGACACCGAGCGGCACTGGCAGGACGCCCGTGAACTGACCCTGCGCGACCACGGGTTGCGCGCGCGTCCGGGGTTCGCCGAGCGCGCCAAGGGCGTGCACTACACCCAGTGCGGCCGGCTCATGGCCGACGAGGCCGGCCGCCCCGACCTGGGCGCCGCCCTCACCGACGCGCTGCTGGAGCACTTCCGCGCGCTCGTGGCGGCCGACCCCGTCACGATGCCCGGCGCGGCCGAACTGGTCGCGCACGCCGCGGCGTTCGCGCCCCTCGCGGTCGCCAGCAACTGCCCGGCCGACGTGGTGGAGACGTGCCTGTCCACCGCCGGGCTGCTCGCGTACTTCGACCACATCGTGGTCCCGGACAGCGCGGTGCGCCCCAAGCCCGCGCCGGACGTCTACCTGACCGCGGTCCGCCTGTGCGGCGCGAAGCCCGCGCACAGCCTCGCCGTCGAGGACTCCGCGTGCGGCGTCCAGGCGGCGGTCCGGGCCGGCCTGCGCGTCCTGGGCGTCGGCCCCCGCCCCGAACCCGTCGTCGCCGCGACCACCGATCTCTGGGTCGACCGCCTCGACGACCCCGACGTCACCGCCTGGGCCACCCATCGCGAGTCCCGGGCCTTGGCCCACTGA
- a CDS encoding ScbA/BarX family gamma-butyrolactone biosynthesis protein, translating to MRNSVDGPAVPNDDADRGGAHDGADRGADDGADDGTGRDAGPGAGPGAGPGAGLRVDLDAGLSWSRTVPRALVHRTSPAEVLLTDVRAVGAGGVGGSPGEGRGDGGEVGGAGLFRAAAFWPRSHATFPAEGGDLHSPLLVVETLRQLGIYLPLRWYGVPPTAQLLIDDLFFALRPGGEPLAGHGGTEVGCSIRVTDPHYRPDGGLAALRLTVALRAGGRLFATAGGGARFLSAERYAAVRGGLLHARRTPPDPAGRPAPALLGVARGGDVLIARRAGGLTVEPADLRQPFFFDHPSDHVPGMVLLEAARQAAAAASGGELLRPLNGRMAAVRFTEYEPAAVVEAVPHDRTLVFRVRQGGVATAYGVLGYGRHAV from the coding sequence ATGAGGAATTCGGTCGACGGTCCGGCCGTCCCGAACGACGACGCGGATCGCGGTGGCGCGCACGACGGCGCGGACCGCGGCGCGGATGACGGCGCGGATGACGGCACGGGCCGTGACGCGGGCCCCGGCGCGGGCCCCGGCGCGGGCCCTGGTGCGGGCCTGCGCGTGGACCTCGACGCGGGGCTGAGCTGGTCGCGGACCGTGCCGCGCGCGCTGGTGCACCGGACCTCGCCCGCGGAGGTGCTGCTGACCGACGTCCGCGCGGTCGGCGCCGGCGGCGTCGGCGGGAGTCCCGGCGAGGGCCGCGGCGACGGGGGCGAGGTCGGCGGCGCGGGGCTGTTCCGGGCCGCGGCCTTCTGGCCGCGCTCGCACGCGACCTTCCCCGCCGAAGGCGGCGACCTGCACAGCCCGCTGCTGGTCGTGGAGACGCTGCGGCAGCTCGGCATCTACCTGCCGCTGCGGTGGTACGGCGTGCCGCCCACCGCCCAGTTGCTCATCGACGACCTCTTCTTCGCGCTGCGCCCCGGCGGCGAGCCGCTCGCCGGCCACGGCGGCACCGAGGTCGGTTGCTCCATACGGGTGACAGACCCGCACTACCGCCCGGACGGGGGACTGGCCGCGTTGCGGTTGACGGTCGCGCTGCGCGCCGGCGGTCGGCTCTTCGCCACCGCGGGCGGCGGCGCGAGGTTCCTGTCCGCCGAGCGCTACGCCGCCGTGCGCGGCGGTCTGCTGCACGCCCGGCGCACGCCGCCCGACCCCGCCGGGCGCCCCGCGCCCGCGCTCCTCGGCGTCGCCCGCGGCGGTGACGTACTGATCGCCCGGCGGGCCGGCGGGCTCACCGTCGAGCCCGCTGACCTGCGGCAACCGTTCTTCTTCGATCACCCGAGCGACCACGTGCCCGGCATGGTGCTGCTGGAGGCGGCGCGCCAGGCCGCGGCGGCGGCGAGCGGCGGCGAGCTGCTGCGACCGCTGAACGGGCGGATGGCCGCGGTGCGGTTCACCGAGTACGAACCGGCGGCCGTCGTGGAGGCCGTGCCGCACGACCGCACCCTCGTCTTCCGGGTCCGGCAGGGCGGCGTCGCGACCGCGTACGGCGTCCTCGGCTACGGCCGACACGCCGTGTGA